A region of Pseudopipra pipra isolate bDixPip1 chromosome 10, bDixPip1.hap1, whole genome shotgun sequence DNA encodes the following proteins:
- the CHST2 gene encoding carbohydrate sulfotransferase 2, with amino-acid sequence MKVCRRKALALCLGYALLVLLAALNLLEYKWRREPRRCGDTPGAPRHQPPPPPPPPPAGSRGPAGARRQLVYVFTTWRSGSSFFGELFNQNPEVFFLYEPVWHVWQKLYPGDAVSLQGAARDMLSSLYRCDLSVFQLYSTGGAGKNLTTLGIFGAATNKVICSSPLCPAYRKEVVGMVDDRVCKKCPPQRLSRFQEECHKYRTLVIKGVRVFDLAVLAPLMRDPTLDLKVIHLVRDPRAVASSRIKSRHGLIRESLQVVRSRDPHIHRMPFLDAGHKLGGKKEGGGGSDYHALGAMEVICSSMAKTLQTALHPPDWLQGNYMAVRYEDLVVEPIKTLRQVYGFVNLAVSPEMEKFALNMTSGPGYSSKPFVVSARNATQALSAWRTALSYQQIKQVEEYCHQPMALLGYERVGSPEEVKDLSRTLLRKPRL; translated from the coding sequence ATGAAAGTGTGCCGGCGGAAGGCGCTGGCGCTGTGCCTGGGCTACgcgctgctggtgctgctcgCCGCCCTCAACCTGCTGGAGTACAAGTGGCGGCGGGAGCCGCGGCGCTGCGGGGACACCCCGGGCGCCCCCCGCCaccagccgccgccgccgcccccgccgccgccggccgggAGCCGCGGCCCGGCGGGTGCCCGGCGGCAGCTGGTCTATGTCTTCACCACCTGGCGCTCGGGCTCGTCCTTCTTCGGGGAGCTCTTCAACCAGAACCCCGAGGTTTTCTTCCTCTACGAGCCGGTGTGGCACGTCTGGCAGAAGCTGTACCCCGGGGACGCGGTCTCGCTGCAAGGGGCGGCCCGCGACATGCTGAGCTCCCTGTACCGCTGCGACCTCTCCGTCTTCCAGCTCTACAGCACGGGGGGCGCCGGCAAGAACCTCACCACGCTCGGCATCTTCGGGGCGGCCACCAACAAGGTCATCTGCTCCTCGCCCCTCTGCCCGGCCTACCGCAAGGAGGTGGTGGGCATGGTGGACGATCGGGTGTGCAAAAAGTGCCCCCCGCAGCGCCTCAGCCGCTTCCAAGAGGAGTGCCACAAGTACCGCACGCTGGTCATCAAGGGCGTGCGCGTGTTCGACCTGGCGGTTCTCGCCCCGCTCATGCGGGACCCGACCCTGGACCTCAAAGTCATCCATCTGGtgcgggacccccgggccgTCGCCAGCTCCCGCATCAAGTCCCGGCACGGCCTCATCCGGGAGAGCCTGCAGGTGGTGAGGAGCCGGGACCCCCACATCCACCGCATGCCCTTCCTTGATGCTGGCCACAAGCTGGGCgggaagaaggagggggggggCGGCTCGGACTACCATGCCCTGGGTGCCATGGAAGTGATCTGCAGCAGCATGGCCAAGACCCTGCAGACTGCCCTGCACCCCCCTGACTGGCTCCAGGGCAACTACATGGCCGTGCGCTACGAGGACCTGGTGGTCGAGCCCATCAAGACCCTGCGGCAGGTGTACGGCTTCGTCAACCTGGCGGTCAGCCCAGAGATGGAGAAGTTCGCCCTCAACATGACCAGCGGCCCCGGCTACTCCTCCAAGCCCTTCGTGGTGTCGGCCAGGAACGCGACCCAGGCGCTGAGCGCCTGGAGGACTGCGCTCAGCTACCAGCAGATCAAGCAGGTCGAGGAGTACTGCCACCAGCCCATGGCCCTGCTGGGCTACGAGAGGGTCGGCAGCCCCGAGGAGGTGAAGGACCTCAGCAGAACGTTGCTCAGGAAGCCGCGGCTGTGA